A genome region from Nycticebus coucang isolate mNycCou1 chromosome 4, mNycCou1.pri, whole genome shotgun sequence includes the following:
- the IL1RN gene encoding interleukin-1 receptor antagonist protein isoform X1, giving the protein MALAGVCGERGRKRKRKRKETEETACRPYGKRPCKMQAFRIWDINQKTFYLRNNQLVAGYLQGPNTKLEEKLDVVPINPHSMFLGIHGGKLCLSCVRVGDEIRLQLEAVNITELSESRQQDKRFTFIRSDSGPTTTFESAACRGWFLCTALEADQPVTFTNTPEESVMVTKFYFQQD; this is encoded by the exons ATGGCTTTAG CTGGCGTGTGTGGGGAgcgagggaggaagaggaagaggaagaggaaagaaacagaag AGACAGCCTGCCGCCCCTATGGGAAAAGACCCTGTAAGATGCAAGCCTTCAG GATCTGGGATATAAACCAGAAGACCTTCTACCTGAGGAACAACCAACTGGTTGCTGGATATTTGCAAGGACCAAATACTAAGTTAGAAG AAAAGCTAGATGTGGTGCCCATCAATCCTCACTCCATGTTCCTGGGGATCCACGGGGGCAAGCTGTGCCTGTCTTGTGTCAGGGTTGGTGATGAGATCAGACTCCAGTTGGAG GCAGTTAACATCACCGAACTGAGTGAGAGCAGACAGCAGGACAAGCGCTTCACCTTCATCCGCTCAGACAGTGGCCCCACTACCACCTTCGAGTCCGCTGCCTGCCGGGGCTGGTTCCTCTGCACAGCCCTGGAAGCCGACCAGCCTGTCACTTTCACCAATACTCCTGAAGAGTCTGTCATGGTCACCAAGTTTTACTTCCAGCAGGACTAG
- the IL1RN gene encoding interleukin-1 receptor antagonist protein isoform X3 — translation MQAFRIWDINQKTFYLRNNQLVAGYLQGPNTKLEEKLDVVPINPHSMFLGIHGGKLCLSCVRVGDEIRLQLEAVNITELSESRQQDKRFTFIRSDSGPTTTFESAACRGWFLCTALEADQPVTFTNTPEESVMVTKFYFQQD, via the exons ATGCAAGCCTTCAG GATCTGGGATATAAACCAGAAGACCTTCTACCTGAGGAACAACCAACTGGTTGCTGGATATTTGCAAGGACCAAATACTAAGTTAGAAG AAAAGCTAGATGTGGTGCCCATCAATCCTCACTCCATGTTCCTGGGGATCCACGGGGGCAAGCTGTGCCTGTCTTGTGTCAGGGTTGGTGATGAGATCAGACTCCAGTTGGAG GCAGTTAACATCACCGAACTGAGTGAGAGCAGACAGCAGGACAAGCGCTTCACCTTCATCCGCTCAGACAGTGGCCCCACTACCACCTTCGAGTCCGCTGCCTGCCGGGGCTGGTTCCTCTGCACAGCCCTGGAAGCCGACCAGCCTGTCACTTTCACCAATACTCCTGAAGAGTCTGTCATGGTCACCAAGTTTTACTTCCAGCAGGACTAG
- the IL1RN gene encoding interleukin-1 receptor antagonist protein isoform X2 has translation MALETACRPYGKRPCKMQAFRIWDINQKTFYLRNNQLVAGYLQGPNTKLEEKLDVVPINPHSMFLGIHGGKLCLSCVRVGDEIRLQLEAVNITELSESRQQDKRFTFIRSDSGPTTTFESAACRGWFLCTALEADQPVTFTNTPEESVMVTKFYFQQD, from the exons ATGGCTTTAG AGACAGCCTGCCGCCCCTATGGGAAAAGACCCTGTAAGATGCAAGCCTTCAG GATCTGGGATATAAACCAGAAGACCTTCTACCTGAGGAACAACCAACTGGTTGCTGGATATTTGCAAGGACCAAATACTAAGTTAGAAG AAAAGCTAGATGTGGTGCCCATCAATCCTCACTCCATGTTCCTGGGGATCCACGGGGGCAAGCTGTGCCTGTCTTGTGTCAGGGTTGGTGATGAGATCAGACTCCAGTTGGAG GCAGTTAACATCACCGAACTGAGTGAGAGCAGACAGCAGGACAAGCGCTTCACCTTCATCCGCTCAGACAGTGGCCCCACTACCACCTTCGAGTCCGCTGCCTGCCGGGGCTGGTTCCTCTGCACAGCCCTGGAAGCCGACCAGCCTGTCACTTTCACCAATACTCCTGAAGAGTCTGTCATGGTCACCAAGTTTTACTTCCAGCAGGACTAG